A window of the Hordeum vulgare subsp. vulgare chromosome 5H, MorexV3_pseudomolecules_assembly, whole genome shotgun sequence genome harbors these coding sequences:
- the LOC123398696 gene encoding uncharacterized protein LOC123398696, whose translation MAAAADLHQEILARIFLLLSCIADRVRVSAVNSHWRKAALLNPSPLPWLLRPSGARIASYRILGGFADPRPLLSDEGRGPRFCGSAPGGWFVVSCRQHQWRGHALLNLRTGERVALPDRVRIPLDSGVITCPMMIRAAVMSAAPPSAACFVAAVTSSQTNLAFWRPGMDCWLSAPVGMGPARRTAEDITYHDGWFCTVDSDDDLVCYKPEIAPAGAGDGASSLTIRHHAYEFDGLRGAPWEIVSRYLLPSASGADLLMVKRYIAPARGGTCRFQVFRLQEGLPPSWRVYKMTGQLLFVGRACSKAFDTGNAGSPGYIYFLDDVYHGGPHRVLQQNEYPCADAGAWSYSVCHKIERCLPLAPPSDTSPCIWYHH comes from the coding sequence atggcggcggcggccgacCTCCACCAAGAAATTCTCGCCCGTATCTTCCTGCTGCTGTCGTGCATCGCGGACCGCGTCAGGGTGTCCGCCGTCAACAGCCATTGGCGAAAGGCCGCGCTGCTGAATCCGTCCCCTCTGCCATGGCTCCTCAGGCCGTCCGGCGCCCGGATCGCGAGCTATCGGATCTTGGGCGGCTTCGCCGATCCGCGCCCGCTCCTCTCCGACGAGGGCCGTGGGCCGCGCTTCTGCGGGTCCGCTCCGGGCGGCTGGTTCGTTGTTTCATGCCGGCAGCATCAGTGGCGAGGCCACGCCCTGCTTAACCTCCGCACCGGCGAGCGCGTCGCCCTGCCGGACCGGGTGCGTATTCCCCTCGACTCCGGCGTCATCACGTGCCCCATGATGATCCGCGCAGCCGTCATGTCCGCCGCGCCACCGTCTGCCGCCTGCTTCGTCGCCGCCGTAACTTCCAGCCAGACCAACCTGGCGTTCTGGCGCCCGGGCATGGACTGCTGGTTGTCGGCGCCCGTGGGGATGGGGCCGGCTCGGCGCACCGCCGAAGACATCACTTACCACGACGGCTGGTTCTGCACCGTCGACTCAGATGATGACCTCGTCTGCTACAAGCCCGAGATCGCCCCTGCTGGAGCTGGAGACGGCGCCTCTTCGCTTACCATTCGACATCACGCCTACGAATTCGATGGTCTCCGAGGGGCACCCTGGGAGATAGTCTCCCGGTATCTCCTGCCCTCTGCCTCCGGCGCCGATCTGCTCATGGTGAAAAGGTACATCGCGCCGGCGAGAGGCGGCACCTGCCGGTTCCAGGTCTTCAGGCTGCAGGAGGGACTCCCACCTTCATGGCGCGTTTACAAGATGACCGGGCAGCTGCTGTTCGTCGGCCGGGCCTGCTCCAAGGCCTTCGACACGGGGAACGCAGGCAGCCCGGGCTACATCTACTTCCTCGACGACGTCTACCATGGCGGTCCGCACAGAGTCCTCCAGCAGAACGAGTATCCCTGCGCCGACGCCGGCGCGTGGAGTTACTCAGTCTGCCACAAGATCGAGCGCTGCCTGCCATTGGCGCCCCCCTCGGACACCTCGCCGTGCATTTGGTACCACCATTAA